A genomic stretch from Bradyrhizobium sp. 195 includes:
- a CDS encoding ATP-binding protein, with amino-acid sequence MIEPAGTATGTLSFGPFSVTPHERLVMRDGVALPLGAKAFDTLIALMSRPNEVVSKWDLMALVWPGITVEEANLRFHVAALRKALGDGKGGARYITTLSGRGYCFVAPISRTDIAAAQRPAPRLELPPVKLPNRLQRMVGRDDAITAVSDKLVTSRFVTIAGPGGVGKTAVAVAIAHDLLETFSDAAHFVDLAALSDPDLVITSILLMLGLPAQTDDPLPALLAHLRDKRMLLILDNCEHVIASAAPLAADIFQAAPHVHILATSREALRVEGEQVYRLAPLAVPPDGSSLTVAAAQTYPALQLFLERATASGAQITLDDANATIIASICRKLDGMALAIELAAGRVEAYGLEQTAALLDERLNLLWQGQRTASPRQKTLQATLDWSYGLLSELERLVLRRLAVFAGHFTIDAALEVVPDERVDHTHLFDAVDSLVAKSMVAPRPIGAMMRYRLLDTTRAYLLEIEPRDAALAVRHATYYRRWLEQAGLTWATVPSADERAAHFSALHNVRAALDWCFGADGDLGIGIALTAAAAPIFLAMSLLIECRRWSERALQAIAPSSRGSAEEMHIQAALGLTLMFTRGGSDAARGALSRSLAIAEARGDEINQLQLLGRMHIFHERMGEFDAALGYAQQSLAVARSLGDPASIALAHSLLGVSLHLAGDHRDALKMLEVAWQGPGTERISTVHGFDHRNRAGITLARELWLQGRPAEALQLARQTVTEAAQMDHPITLCIALIWAVSIDLWSGDLDGADENIDRFIAHANSRSMGPYLAVGRGVKGELAIRRGDAADGVETIRTCLRELHDAGYELLTTTFNIALVQGLLALGQIEQSAELIDDAIRLVEQGGDHLYMPELLRMKGRVLLSLPEPRIEDAEACLMQSLELSRSKGAKAWELRTAIDLAQLVADRSRGKDARLLLQSALAGFVAGSETADIRAADALLKRL; translated from the coding sequence ATGATTGAGCCGGCCGGCACCGCGACGGGAACCTTGTCGTTCGGGCCATTTTCCGTGACGCCACATGAAAGGCTCGTGATGCGCGACGGCGTCGCGTTGCCGCTCGGCGCGAAAGCCTTCGACACCTTGATTGCACTGATGTCGCGGCCGAACGAAGTCGTCAGCAAATGGGACCTGATGGCGCTGGTGTGGCCCGGCATCACCGTCGAAGAGGCCAATCTGCGCTTTCATGTCGCAGCACTTCGCAAGGCGCTCGGCGACGGCAAGGGTGGCGCCCGCTACATCACGACGCTCTCCGGCCGCGGCTATTGCTTCGTTGCGCCGATTTCGCGAACGGACATTGCGGCGGCACAGCGCCCCGCGCCGCGGCTGGAATTGCCGCCTGTGAAGCTGCCGAACCGGTTGCAGCGGATGGTCGGGCGCGACGATGCGATCACCGCCGTCTCCGACAAGCTCGTCACCTCGCGTTTTGTCACGATTGCCGGCCCCGGCGGCGTCGGCAAGACCGCCGTTGCGGTGGCAATCGCGCACGACTTGCTCGAAACGTTCTCCGATGCCGCGCACTTCGTGGACCTTGCCGCGCTCAGCGATCCCGATCTCGTGATCACCTCGATCCTGCTGATGCTTGGTCTGCCGGCCCAGACCGACGATCCCCTGCCCGCCCTGCTCGCGCATCTCCGCGACAAGCGGATGCTGCTGATCCTCGACAATTGCGAGCATGTCATCGCGAGCGCTGCACCGCTGGCGGCAGACATCTTCCAAGCGGCGCCGCATGTCCATATCCTCGCGACCAGCCGCGAAGCCCTGCGCGTCGAGGGCGAGCAAGTCTATCGATTGGCTCCACTCGCCGTTCCGCCCGACGGCTCCTCGCTGACGGTCGCCGCAGCCCAGACCTATCCTGCGCTTCAATTGTTCCTCGAACGTGCCACGGCCAGCGGCGCGCAGATCACGCTCGATGACGCCAACGCCACGATCATCGCGAGCATCTGCCGCAAGCTCGACGGCATGGCGCTGGCGATCGAGCTCGCCGCCGGCCGGGTCGAAGCCTACGGCCTGGAGCAGACGGCCGCGCTGCTTGACGAACGCCTCAACCTGCTCTGGCAGGGACAGCGAACGGCGTCACCTCGGCAGAAGACATTGCAGGCCACGCTCGACTGGAGCTACGGTCTGTTGTCGGAACTCGAACGACTCGTGCTGCGCAGGCTTGCGGTCTTCGCCGGGCATTTCACCATCGATGCAGCGCTCGAGGTCGTGCCGGACGAGCGCGTCGACCACACCCACCTGTTCGATGCCGTCGACAGTCTCGTTGCCAAATCGATGGTCGCGCCGCGACCGATCGGCGCCATGATGCGCTACCGTCTGCTCGACACGACGCGCGCCTACCTGCTCGAGATCGAACCCAGGGACGCGGCTCTCGCCGTCCGCCACGCGACTTACTACCGGCGATGGCTGGAACAGGCCGGCTTGACGTGGGCCACGGTGCCGAGCGCGGACGAACGGGCGGCTCACTTCTCCGCGCTTCACAATGTGCGCGCCGCGCTCGACTGGTGCTTCGGCGCGGACGGCGATCTCGGCATCGGCATTGCGCTCACCGCCGCTGCGGCGCCGATTTTTCTGGCGATGTCCTTGTTGATTGAATGCCGGCGCTGGTCGGAACGCGCGCTGCAGGCGATTGCCCCCTCCTCGCGCGGCAGCGCCGAGGAAATGCACATCCAGGCCGCCCTCGGACTGACCTTGATGTTCACCCGCGGCGGCAGCGACGCGGCGCGTGGCGCCTTGAGCAGGAGCCTTGCGATCGCCGAAGCGCGTGGCGACGAAATCAACCAGCTCCAGCTGCTTGGCCGGATGCATATCTTTCACGAGCGGATGGGAGAGTTCGACGCCGCGCTTGGCTACGCGCAGCAGAGCCTCGCGGTCGCGAGGTCGCTGGGGGACCCCGCCTCGATCGCCCTCGCCCATTCCCTTCTCGGCGTCTCACTGCATCTGGCCGGCGACCATCGCGACGCGCTGAAGATGCTGGAGGTCGCCTGGCAGGGACCCGGCACGGAACGAATCAGCACGGTGCATGGCTTCGATCATCGCAACCGGGCCGGCATCACGCTGGCCCGCGAGCTCTGGTTGCAGGGCCGGCCTGCAGAGGCGCTGCAACTGGCGCGGCAGACGGTCACCGAGGCCGCGCAGATGGATCACCCGATCACGCTCTGCATTGCCTTGATCTGGGCGGTCTCGATCGACCTCTGGAGCGGAGACCTCGACGGCGCGGACGAGAACATCGACCGCTTCATCGCACATGCCAATTCGCGCTCGATGGGGCCTTATCTCGCCGTCGGCCGAGGCGTCAAAGGCGAGCTGGCGATCCGGCGCGGCGACGCCGCCGATGGCGTCGAGACGATCAGGACGTGCCTGCGCGAGCTCCACGATGCCGGCTACGAGCTGCTCACCACAACGTTCAACATCGCGCTGGTTCAGGGCTTGCTGGCGCTCGGGCAGATCGAGCAGAGCGCAGAACTGATCGACGATGCGATCCGCCTGGTCGAGCAAGGCGGCGATCATCTGTACATGCCCGAGCTGCTGCGGATGAAGGGCAGAGTCCTGTTGTCGCTGCCGGAGCCCCGGATCGAGGACGCAGAGGCTTGCCTCATGCAGTCACTGGAACTCAGCCGAAGCAAGGGAGCGAAGGCCTGGGAGCTGCGCACAGCAATCGATCTTGCGCAGCTTGTTGCCGACCGGTCCCGCGGCAAGGACGCAAGGCTATTGCTCCAATCCGCGCTCGCAGGTTTCGTTGCAGGTTCCGAGACGGCGGATATCAGGGCCGCCGATGCGCTCCTGAAGAGGCTGTAG
- a CDS encoding organic hydroperoxide resistance protein, with the protein MTQAAKILYTAKTHTSGGRHDGISRSSDGRLDVKLSPPGGTGIGTNPEQLFAAGWSACFEGAMEIAARKRGIDLPRKCAVDAEIDLVLDEGAYSLRARLNVSLPGLAPEIARGILDDAHQTCPYSKAVRGNIDVTVALI; encoded by the coding sequence ATGACGCAGGCGGCAAAGATACTCTACACGGCCAAGACCCATACCAGCGGCGGGCGGCACGACGGCATATCGCGTAGCTCAGATGGTCGCCTGGACGTCAAGCTGTCGCCGCCGGGCGGCACAGGCATCGGCACCAATCCCGAGCAATTGTTCGCGGCGGGCTGGTCGGCCTGCTTCGAAGGCGCGATGGAGATCGCGGCCCGCAAGCGCGGGATCGATCTTCCCAGGAAATGCGCTGTTGATGCGGAGATCGATCTCGTGCTCGACGAGGGCGCCTACTCGCTCCGGGCACGCCTCAATGTCAGCCTGCCAGGCCTCGCCCCTGAGATCGCGCGCGGCATCCTCGATGATGCGCATCAGACGTGTCCCTATTCCAAGGCCGTTCGCGGCAACATCGACGTCACGGTCGCACTGATCTGA
- a CDS encoding alpha/beta fold hydrolase, whose amino-acid sequence MTQIIDQHRRKFFGVAAGTVAVGLGVIDLARAETEASRSQASTTSFGAIKQIDAGVLNVGYAEAGPSNGPVAILLHGWPYDIHAFVDVAPILAKAGYRVIIPHLRGYGSTHFLTSETPRNGEPVAMAADIIALMDKLDIKKAVVAGFDWGARTADIIAALWPDRCRALVSVSGYLISSQAAGNAPLPPSAELQWWYQFYFATERGRAGYEKYTHDFAKLIWKLASPQWKFDDATFARSAAALDNKDHVAITIHNYRWRLGLAQGEAKYEHLEKKLAAAPVINVPTITMEGDANGAPHPDPSAYAKKFAGRYEFRLITGGIGHNLPQEAPQAFAKAVIDADVA is encoded by the coding sequence ATGACGCAGATCATCGACCAGCATCGTCGCAAGTTCTTCGGCGTCGCCGCCGGAACCGTCGCCGTCGGTCTCGGCGTGATCGACCTCGCGCGCGCCGAAACGGAAGCGTCGCGATCCCAGGCATCGACCACGTCCTTCGGCGCGATCAAGCAGATCGATGCCGGCGTCCTCAATGTCGGCTATGCCGAGGCAGGTCCTTCGAACGGTCCCGTGGCGATCCTGCTGCACGGCTGGCCTTACGACATTCACGCCTTCGTCGACGTCGCGCCGATCCTGGCAAAAGCCGGCTATCGCGTGATCATCCCGCACTTGCGCGGCTACGGCTCGACGCACTTCCTCACCAGTGAGACACCGCGCAACGGCGAGCCTGTCGCGATGGCCGCCGACATCATCGCGCTGATGGACAAGCTCGATATCAAGAAGGCGGTCGTCGCCGGCTTCGATTGGGGCGCGCGCACGGCCGACATCATCGCCGCGCTGTGGCCGGATCGCTGCCGCGCGCTGGTGTCGGTCAGCGGCTATCTGATCTCCAGCCAGGCCGCGGGCAATGCGCCGCTGCCGCCGTCGGCCGAGCTGCAATGGTGGTATCAGTTCTACTTCGCGACCGAGCGCGGCCGGGCCGGATACGAGAAGTACACGCATGATTTCGCCAAGCTGATCTGGAAGCTTGCCTCGCCGCAGTGGAAGTTCGACGACGCCACCTTCGCCCGCAGCGCGGCGGCGCTGGACAACAAGGATCATGTCGCGATCACGATCCACAATTACCGCTGGCGGCTCGGGCTCGCCCAGGGGGAGGCGAAATACGAGCATCTCGAAAAGAAACTCGCGGCGGCTCCCGTCATCAACGTGCCGACGATCACGATGGAAGGCGACGCCAACGGTGCGCCGCACCCCGACCCCAGCGCTTATGCCAAGAAGTTTGCAGGCCGATACGAGTTTCGCCTGATCACCGGCGGCATCGGCCACAATTTGCCGCAGGAAGCGCCGCAAGCCTTTGCCAAGGCCGTCATCGATGCCGACGTCGCTTGA
- a CDS encoding response regulator, whose translation MNAPSTHLVIADDHPLFRDALRQAVAGVLTSARIDEAGSFEDLTKLLEQTSDVDLILLDLSMPGISGFSGLIYLRAQYPAIPVVIVSASDDSATIRRSLDFGASGFIPKRFGVETLRDAILKVMEGDVWVPADTDLSAAADPDMTRLRDRLVTLTPQQVRVLMMLSEGLLNKQIAYELGVSEATIKAHVSAILQKLGVESRTQAVIAAAKIAGGQWKQGTPTG comes from the coding sequence ATGAACGCTCCCTCGACCCATCTCGTCATCGCCGATGACCATCCGCTTTTCCGCGACGCGCTGCGACAGGCGGTGGCCGGCGTCCTGACCTCGGCCCGAATCGACGAGGCCGGATCGTTCGAGGATCTGACCAAGCTCCTGGAACAGACCTCGGACGTTGACTTGATCCTGCTCGACCTCTCGATGCCCGGGATCTCAGGCTTCTCCGGCCTGATCTATCTGCGCGCGCAATACCCGGCGATCCCGGTGGTCATCGTTTCGGCTTCCGACGACAGCGCCACGATCCGCCGCTCGCTCGATTTCGGCGCCTCGGGCTTCATTCCGAAGCGTTTCGGCGTCGAGACCTTGCGTGACGCCATCCTCAAGGTGATGGAAGGCGATGTCTGGGTTCCCGCCGACACCGACCTCTCGGCTGCGGCCGATCCCGACATGACGCGCCTGCGCGACCGCCTGGTGACGCTGACGCCGCAGCAGGTCCGGGTCCTGATGATGCTGTCGGAGGGACTCCTCAACAAGCAGATCGCGTATGAGCTCGGGGTCTCCGAGGCCACCATCAAGGCACATGTCTCGGCGATCCTGCAAAAGCTCGGTGTCGAGAGCCGCACCCAGGCGGTGATCGCAGCCGCCAAGATCGCCGGGGGCCAGTGGAAGCAGGGCACCCCCACGGGGTGA